One genomic region from Neospora caninum Liverpool complete genome, chromosome V encodes:
- a CDS encoding putative ribose-phosphate pyrophosphokinase — translation MATAWRVKSAFSPSCFSPSSSISLTLAPLSSLSPSCSIASARAPSSRVSVKSEHQGPSPLSSPHSRSAFSASPFLRWNAKAVVLGRPDGSQSSRLLFSTAVWRPRRRPRRLLPADASLWRGAAPEWARTEGGPAIGAPGPERGAPTPTAPEPNAGARLDRALRDTGALDGNGTEIKGPFALALAFAAILFPFLGISDRQGQSRAEASRASAVSKPPSAARSSPATSSGLVGALLAPSPSASPALCAEKHASSPPAPSAPSGALCDAPSPASPSDSEASDPALSDAAASDSIYQELCADSSLQLFTGTAHPELAREIAAHLNVTLGRTQLGRYADGEVVIQILDEVRGKDVFVIQSTPAAGGDVHTCLVELFLLLTAIRRASAKRIIAVLPCMPYDRETELTHGDDILTPMAAADLAILLQVCGADGVMFVDIHNPRMEGFFTSPSGPPLPMTNIQPHRLAVKYFQKKDLVRPVVVATDNTAGEKAMAFWTLLKKNGISAGFTTMVCDAPKREVREGSPILFSNVGERPASSCEGENNRMALNHVGNVEGCDCIIVDDIIDTGEKAAATAKELQAGGARRIFMLATHGVLSKGSVDRINKSPIQEVVLTNTVPIPPHIFCEKLVVLSVGKLMAEAIKRVHAEESLSNLFDCRTVAAQLPERNTSK, via the exons ATGGCGACTGCTTGGCGAGTCAAATCGGCGTTCAGCCcctcctgcttctctccctcttcctcgattTCCTTGACCTTGGcccctttgtcttctttgtctccctcgtgtAGTATCGCTTCTGCGCGAGCTCCTtcgtctcgtgtttctgtGAAATCCGAGCACCAAGggccttcccctctctcttctccgcatTCGCGCTCggccttttctgcctcgccgttcctccGCTGGAACGCAAAGGCGGTCGTCCTCGGGCGTCCAGATGGCTCCcagtcttctcgcctgctttTCTCCACAGCAGTCTGGCGACCTCGGCGTCGGCCCCGCAGGCTCCTCCCAGCAGACGCGTCCCTCTGGCGCGGGGCGGCGCCCGAGTGGGCCCGAACCGAAGGCGGCCCCGCGATCGGGGCCCCGGGCCCAGAGCGCGGCGCGCCGACTCCGACCGCGCCCGAGCCGAACGCGGGGGCGCGTCTCGACAGAGCCCTGAGGGACACCGGCGCCCTGGACGGAAACGGCACGGAAATCAAGGGCCCGTTCGCCCTGGCGCTGGCCTTTGCGGCGATTCTCTTCCCGTTCCTTGGAATCTCCGACCGGCAAGGCCAGAGCCGCGCcgaggcgtctcgcgcgtcggctgtctccaAGCCTCCCTCCGCAGcgcgctcgtctcccgccACGTCTTCGGGGCTCGTCGGAGCGCTCCTCGCCCCGTCcccctcggcctcgcccgctCTCTGTGCGGAGAAAcacgcctcttctccgcccgcGCCAAGCGCGCCTTCGGGGGCTTTGTGTGACGCCCCGTCTCCGGCCTCTCCTTCTGATTCCGAGGCCTCGGATCCGGCTCTTTCTGACGCAGCCGCCTCGGATTCGATCTACCAGGAGCTGTGCGCGGACTCGTCCCTGCAGCTGTTCACAGGCACGGCGCACCCTGAGCTCGCGCGGGAGATTGCGGCGCACCTGAACGTGACGCTTGGGAGGACCCAGCTGGGACGGTACGCAGATGGCGAGGTGGTGATCCAAATTCTCGACGAGGTCCGGGGCAAAGACGTTTTTGTCATTCAAAGCACACCCGCAGCAGGCGGCGACGTCCACACGTGCCTCGTTGAGTTGTTTCTCCTCCTCACCGCCATTCGCAG GGCGTCGGCGAAGCGCATTATCGCTGTGCTTCCCTGCATGCCTTATGACCGCGAGACGGAGTTGACTCACGGCGACGACATTCTGACGCCCATGGCTGCAGCGGATCTGGCCATTCTTCTTCAG GTATGCGGCGCAGACGGGGTCATGTTTGTGGACATCCACAACCCGCGCATGGAAGGCTTCTTTACCTCGCCCTCGGGCCCGCCGCTGCCGATGACAAACATCCAGCCTCACCGCCTCGCCGTCAAGTACTTCCAGAAGAAGGATCTCGTGCGGCCCGTG GTCGTCGCCACAGACAACAcagccggcgagaaggccatGGCCTTCTGGACGCTCttgaagaagaacggaatCAGCGCCGGTTTCACCACCATG GTGTGTGATGCTCCGAAGCGGGAGGTGCGAGAAGGCTCTCCCATTCTCTTCTCCAATGTTGGGGAGCGGCCGGCGAGTTCCTGCGAGGGCGAGAATAACCGCATGGCGTTGAACCACGTGGGAAACGTCGAGGGCTGTGACTGCATCATAGTGGACGACATCATCGACACcggggagaaggcagcggcgacCGCGAAGGAGTTGCAGgctggcggcgcgcgacgAATCTTCATGCTCGCCACGCACGGCGTCCTCTCCAAGGGCTCTGTAGACCGGATCAACAAAAGCCCGATCCAGGAA GTTGTTCTCACCAACACTGTGCCGATTCCGCCGCACATCTTCTGCGAGAAGCTAGTCGTTCTGTCTGTGGGAAAACTCATGGCTGAGGCCATCaagcgcgtgcatgcggaggAGTCGCTTTCGAATTTATTCGATTGCCGCACGGTGGCGGCGCAGCTCCCTGAGCGGAACACGTCCAAGTAG